The genomic interval ttaaaaatattagaatcAGAGTGTCTTTTATATTGGGTCCGATACCTGGAAATTTTGATTAAGGAGACATGCCAAGTTAAACGGATGTAGCGTTGCAggaaaaaatttcatatttcaaaatgtatttttttttggaattgtGACTTATAGCAGGCATTTGTGAAACTACATTTAGTTTTGCTCCACTGCTTTTTGTATGATATTAGAAACAGTTCAGTCGTCTGGTAGAGCAATTGGTTAGCTTGTTACTTGATTGGCAGTTTACAAGTACTCAAAAAGATGCATTATCTTGGTGGGGTGGTGATGTTTGATCTTGTGTGATCAAGAATGATTGGCTCTGAGGTTTATTACACTTATAAGAACTTAATGCTCGTGTGGATAATATcatttatttaagtttattgCATCGGTGTTTTCTGAATGCTGACTTTAGAAACAACTTACCTGTAACCCTTCTTTCTCTAGCTAAATTTTGATGTGCAAGAGGTTTTATCTTAAATGTACTACGAATGTACTTAACtgaaagatattattttattttgaaagttGCGATACAATCTCCTTGGATATGGAAATATTTGAGACATCTCTTATGGTTTTAGATTTCAGGGTAACCGAAGTGAGATACTTTCCCCTTTGATTTGTGTGGTGTTATAATTTTAGCTACTGTAAAATCCAGCGCAAAGCTCATAAATTTACAGTGTTAAACAATTGTTTAAAGCAGGAAGAAAATGAAGATTGTTGCAGTTGCAGTTAGGTCATTAAGTGTCAATTTGTCACATCAGTTTTATCAGACTCATACGCTCAGAAGTCTTTCCACTTGGAGATTTACAGGTACTTGGTCTGTTTATTGTCTCCTTTTGAAGCTATGTTCAACCTTGTTGCTGATATTTTGGTAATTGATTTTGATGATTTGGCTGTATACGTGTTTGGTTTCTATGAAGTTTGAGTTTGTGAATGTTTTATGCTTAACTCCTCTATGATTGGAAGTCTGCTTATGAACCAAAAGGTCAAGGCCAAGGCTTGCCAGCCTGCCTCTCACCATTGTTAAAAGTGGAAATTTTATTTCTCATTGCATTTAGAATTCTGTCACAACAAAGGTTATACAACTACAAATAGCTTGCTCTACAAGGAACAGAAACAGTTGCAGCCAGTTGTCGCATGCCAGCTGACTGGGCTAAACTAACTATtacaatattaacacatgatAGAACTAACATGTCATGGTCCCTAACATCTGAATAAACAGTTTTGAGTTGAAATTTAGACTGACTAATTTCTTTATTTGGAAAAGAAGATCAAGCTCGATTATTTAGCTCACATGATTCACAtttcaaaatattacaaatgGGTGAGATTGAGAGCCCTTCTTTAGTACTTAATTAGGTTCAGATAATGTGGAGATTTATATTCAGTGTCAGTAGTAACAACAGAAGGAGATTAGTCTGCATGAATGATTAAAAACATGCACCAATCATCTTTCCATACTCTGGTCCTGAATGTCAAAGGAGTTAGAGAAAATGGCATTTTAACAGTTAAGGAAATGGGTTAGTTGGCTGATTGAAGCTAGATTTAATGGACAATCAGGAAAGATTAGAACTGAATCCAAAGGTATGGGTGGAAGAGAGTTCTTGACCAATGCCTGTAGCTTTAATCTCAAGGCCATTTGCAAGggtgttaaataatttttgtgaGATAAAATTGGGATGATAGAAGAATTACCAACTTATCAACAATATGATCAAAAGCATGAAATTGCAACATCCTGGATCCAATAACCTAATATTGAGAAAAGCAAAATACGGAATTACCATCCTGAGTCACTGAGGCTGAGGTAAATATTGAATGAACTGCCTTTAGTTTTGAAGATTCTCTGTATATGATGTGAAAATTTTATTCTTTGGAGGGTATTCATCCTTTTTCTAAAATCCTACTCTTGGGATCGAGATTTGTTTGTAATTCTGAAGGAAAATGCAAGCACCTCGTAGGGGAGGGGAATAGGTGGGCTCCTAGAGTGTAAGAGAAATTTTACATGGAGGATCGGGCCTGACTTGAGTTGGTTCTAATAGAGTTACAATCTTGTTGAAGGTGCagcattttttctttttttctttttaaagttGATTAATCACCCACATCTTGTGTTTTTTTCGTGTGAAGTAGGGTCCTGGCAAATTGCTTCTCTTCATGTTCTTAGGTTTTTGTTTGTACATGTTTTCCAGTGCTGAGAAGAGTTAACTCCActtctgaatttttatttttcacagTATGTAGTAGGCCAAACAGGAAGTATATATTTCTATTGAATATTCAATCAGGGAAGGTTCACATAATCTTTGGAAtaagaaggaaagaaaaatgttatatAGTAAATCTCTATGGATTTAAACTTTAATCAGATGAGAATTGCATGTGTTCTATATAATAGGCCTAGCAGATTTCTGCACGTTACATATAACATATCATTTGGGATTTTTTAGCATTTATTACTTTACCGAACTCATGTAAGTATAAATTCAATAGTATGTGGTCTGTTGCTAGAATCACAATTTCCCAAATTTTATACcgatgttttaaattttttatcttttttatctgtCTCTCATAACTGTACTGTGGATTTAAAATTATTCCTTATGATTCTTGCCCTGTGTTTGAGCAGATAATCGAACTGGTGATCAGCAGGCTAACAAGTCAGAGTATCCTGAGGAGTTTGGGATGTTTGGAGAGAATCGTGGTAGATATGCCCAATTTGATTCCGCTCTTGAAAAGATTAACCAACAGGGAATAGGTAGTGATCATCAGGCTAACAAGTCATGGTCTCCTGAGGAGTTTGGGAAGTTTGGAGAAAATCGTGGTAGATATGCCCAATTTGATTCCATTATTGAAAAGATTGACCAACAGGGAATGGGTCGACAAAGATCTGGTTCAGGAAATGCTTTTGGTTCTGATATAATGGATAACCTAGAAGAAAATCATGACACTTTACTTGATGGAATGGATGGAAGACTGAAGAATGCTGCCTCATACTTTGAATTTGATGAGGAAGAAATTGACAAAGAAGATTATGCTTTTCGATATGATGCCAATTTTCCACTTGGTTATACATATGATACAAAGGTAAGTTGAATGACAATGCCTATTTTCCTTGGTTAtcttttttctatatttatctttaattttatatGTTTGTTTGTGCTTAATTCTGTCATATGCATGAGGGCATCAAATGTTGTATGTCTGAATTGATGATTGATGTCGTGATAAATTATACACATGTTTGGTAGGAGGTATTGAATGAAATATAGTGAAGAGTATTTTTTTCAATACTGATAGCAGCACGAAGTGACTGGCACCAATAATGCTATAATGGAATAGCAGGATGGCCATAAAGTTGAGATTATAGATCTTTGATGTAAATAATCATaatgtatattatatatactgaaaaataaaaaaaatatccaacATTAAAGAGATATTCACAAGTtattctaaaagaaaaaaaaaactgttaaaCTCTAGGAGAAAGAGAGGTATTAAGCTGAAACTGTATTTTCTGAGACAATACGGATGCCTATTGTGAAAAATGAATCTATTCAATAAATAGAAGAACATTGATATCTTCTAACAATAAAGATATAGTACAAGAATAAATAATAACGTtcctaataatacatatataatcttGATTATATAGGATATGCTCCTCGTTACTATAATTATAACAAGAACGATGGGTATTGATTGGATGAGTAGCAGAATAGAGGGTGATAAAAAAAGGAACAAGATTTGCAAGCTATGACTGGGTAGCAACAGACAGTTGTAATGGTCCAGGAAGTGTGTGATTGTGGTTAAGTAGCAAGAGACACTAGTAACCAGTATGTGGGTGTCAGAAAATGTTGGGAATGGTTGGAAATAGCAATCCATTAGGTGAGCTCATGCGAGTGGGTAAGATAAAGGCATGTGAATATGGTTGGATAGTAATGAAAGAGATTTGCATTTCTTGATATCTTATGTGTTGGAGGTATCTTTATTGATTGTATCAATTAAAAATGGAGGGAATACGCATTTGGGAAATTTTGAATGGGTGTTCATGATGTTCTCCTCATGAAAGAATTTTTTTGTTGCAGTGGTTTTTAGAAGGTCGTTTGACAGAACAGAATACTGTTACTCTGTTTGCTGTCTCTTGTTTATCCTTTTTAATTTACACATAATTTCAGTCTATTGAATTGAAGGGTTTAAATTAGATCAATTAACATATACACATCTGattgttcatattttttttttttttttatcagcatctGATTGTTCATATACAATGGTATGTATGATTAACCAATAATGTTAAATGCTTTGGATCCTATCACCGGTCTTATTTTGTCTGCTTTAAACAACTATGGCTACGATATCCCATTCACTTCATGATATCTCAACCTTTACTCTGTTAATGTTTATTTTGTATTATGTGGTACATATTAGTTTTCTAATTTGTGCAGTATCTTTCTTCATACAGGATCTGGATCTTACAAAACCTGGTGTACGCAAGCCTCCCGTAAGGTGGGAATTCAGTGTAACCACCAAAGAAGTTCTTAGGAAAGCAGATTTCAGGGTTAGCACTTATGTCAGAGTAGTTTCTTTATAGTAATGCATCTACCGTATTCTTCTGATTTCTGTGTTGCAGTGAAAATTGTCACTTGCATGAATATTCTGTTTTTGCATATTACtattatgataaaataaacTAACTTCACGACTTGCACGTTCTCATAGTGAGAGACACTTTCGCAtctcattaaatgttttgttaATCCGTGTGTGCTTTGTTGCATTGTCTTTGGTGAAAGCAAAACtggaaatgaataaaaatatttttattatcacaACTATCTTATGTAGATTGTCAGGTTGTTTGTGTACATTTCTCACcatatatattcattttagGATTTATGCGAATGGTGTTTAAGTCAACCTTAACCATACCATCATGACCTCTTCCATGTGTGTTAATATTAAATCAGATGTCTTGTATGttaactataaaaataaaagataattgaTATAGATTACAGATTCATTTGAACAAGCTGAAAGTTATCCTTCCAGTTTGCTTTGATCCATGGCTCTAAATACTGTGCATTCTTAGAACCAATTTGATAAAGTTGTATGAAAATTTCTTGTTAAGTTTTTCACTTGCAACTCAAGCCTAAAATTTTCTCCCGCTTCTGTATGCTAAGTTGTAATCGATTTATGGATTAGTCAATTTTAAATTGAGTGAAGGCAGATGAAGGCGAGGTAAATGTATGTTGCAACTCTGTCTAGTCACCGTAGCTTTTCTTTCATTCTTGCTAGTGAAACTATGATAACATATTCCCTTTATAACAAAGTATCTTCCTATTAAATATTAATGCTATTTTTGGAATGGCTTAGTAGTATTTATGTTTTCATGCAGAATGTTAGATTCCTGGCAAATTTCTTAACAGAGGCAGGAATTATTATCAAGAGAAGCCAGGTAAGTTCTAAAACTATATTGACAGTAAAGTTGTAAGAATGATGgaggaaaaataaattatgggTATTTCAGAATTAGTACTGCAGTGATTCCTCTTGTATTTTTTCCCCTACTCAAGCTTATTATATATAGAGAGTTTGTTTGGATAAAATTTTCTATAAACATttatagaagaagaaaataaaaaataataatatttttttccaaaagttaaaattagttaatGTGCAAGTCAATTTATACAAGTTGTTTCATGAATCATGATAGTTTTAACTTGTGTATAAGTTGATTTTAGTTTTTGGAGAAAAAATTCTCATTTCTTCCTCTATTAAGTATTAATGAAGAATTCATAAACTTGTTATATATTGTGAGATCTTAACACTGTTTCTTCTTGATCATTGAATAGACCGGCATTAGTGCAAAGGCTCAAAGAAAGGTTGCCAGGGAGATAAAAACTGCTCGAGCATTGGGCTTGTTGCCCTTTACAACAATGGGAACAAAGTcatttgtttttggaaaaactATGGAGAGTCTTGATGAAGACTTTGCTTACAAAACTAAGACGCAGGACATGGATATGGAACATGATTTGGACGTAGTAGATCAAGCTTAGAACACTGGTGTAGATACTTATGCTTGTGGAGTTGAAGTAGCTTGCATAATCTCATCTACTTGTTCTTTTGTTTCTCTCTTTGGCCAAGAGACTTGAAATTTATTGGAATCTTAATTTTGCATctgacacttttttttattactaaggAACTTGTAATTTATACTTACACAAGGTTATGTGGcctaatctttttttttttggccTAAATGCTTCACAGATGAAGTTCATGTTAAGAATTTTATGAATAAAGTAGAAGTTCGATAAATATAGGTAATTTTTTCAAACCAAGTTCTTTATTAATGTGTTAAATTGATAGAGGGAGAGCAACAAGGTTTACCATTAACCCTCCCTCCTTTAAATTTATTTCAGTTTCCTTTTTtaatgatatgataagatcgaatttattttattttaaatgtttttagattttttttcccAAATATGTTGAACTTAACTCCTACGGGAAAAAAGTTCGAAAAAAATGGATCACACACTACCTATTTTACTTGTATTCATTGTTTAAAACTGAGAATAGTAATGAATTGGTAAAGTTACTCTTGCATTATTGTTCATTTTAGGGAGTGTATGgctcaataatttttttttagttttactaGAATTTGAAGTTGAaagagttttatttttttgttattttactttttaaaaaataactatcaAGAAACCATATTCCTTGAGATtgatttttaatcaattttccCGTAAAAATCATTATGAGGGGAGAGTTTGGAAGCTTACATTCGGAAGTTAATAAAAGTTTGCACACAAAAAAATACgctatttttattaaatattttaatgtagTAAAGAAGGAATGATTTAAGTAAAAGTAATATATTACCCTTTGATTTTATATCCAAattggtttaaaaaaaatagtgcaTTGATtaataaatctttaattacattttttttatgtaaattaatctttcaaatatatgttttattaatatatcGTAAGTTTTTTAGAGGATATCAGGATCGTTGTCCGGATGTcttttaaacataatattataaacaTCCTTTAACACaataattatcataattattgtACGAAAATTctcataaaattcaaaaaatttaccTTAAAAACTATCTTAATCTTGATCCAATGTTAGAGGTCAATCACGGTCCTATAAGTAGACACACAAACTAATGCAAATATGTGTTAATATATTCAATTATATCATATCAAACAATGACTTAGACGTCAGAGTACCTTTTGTAGGTACATCACCTATATCGACCAGAAACCGAATATCACACGACATCCCCAATCAAAATCAACAGCAATTTAGGAAGCTTAAGAGAGGACCTTGACTTTTTCGaccttttaaataatttcaaatttcatctaaaagtaaaaatttaaaattcttcaTCAGATACATATTTTGGTCTTTGTTGTTTGAGTTGACCTGAGCCGAATAAACTTGTATCAACCTCATGTGAGATTAACCCAACTTAATTTAACATGTAAAGATAAAGTAAGGAAGATGTGTCGTCCTACACccatacattttttaaaatatcaaaattatccTTAACAATTTTGGATGATAATGGGATGTGGTGGTTTCTGGCAATTGAGTTTCGGAAATACATTCTGGAATAGGTAAtctgtaataaaataaatgaatttcaaaaatcactaacccataagataaaaaaaattcattaaagaAGAGAAGAGGAGGTGTTCCATAAGCCATTGTATTTTCCAAAATAGAAAATccataaaaaacaaaacattataaaatattcCGGGAATAGTATATGCATGCACACCTCCATTTTCATTTTGGATTTGCAATTGCAAATATTTCGGATTACCATTACTGGAAGCCAAAAAAATGAAACATACATTTTCTATGAGGAACAACGCTTGCAAAACCAGCTCTTAATCATCACAATGTTGTTGGAAAGCAACAAGGTCTAGGGTTGCACTAACCTGTGATTTTTAAAAAGTCTCTTGTCAATCCACAATTATATAGAAGtgaaagaaacaaaatgtaTAAGTGCACAAAGAGAAACCCAAATAAATAGGAAGACAGAACAATATAAAAACCACGTTATTcaattaatgaaataaataaaccacagtaacttaattaaaaaatatttttttaaaaatatttaatacactaaagtaatttaataaaaacagattaaaaatatctaaatttataaaaaattaaaacatatttaaaaaaaatatattgaaaatttaGTCAACACAACTAAATTTTTTAAGACTGAAACTTAGTTTTGGCCTTATTGAAGTCCTTACCACCATGCGAATGTAATATTTATAGTTATTGTCTTCCTTGAGTATTTATTGAGTTATCAAAAGCTTGTTGGTACTTAGAGAGTTTGGTGGAGacattctttttttcttcttctttatttcttaCT from Phaseolus vulgaris cultivar G19833 chromosome 1, P. vulgaris v2.0, whole genome shotgun sequence carries:
- the LOC137816607 gene encoding uncharacterized protein isoform X1; protein product: MHRPDPARLDEFQLPGPVAKRRRSTCVRQTQKKEALALATTVKRRRGSVSLRRHRLLQTINTHFPLLGTIQFGHPKLLIFQVSRKKMKIVAVAVRSLSVNLSHQFYQTHTLRSLSTWRFTDNRTGDQQANKSEYPEEFGMFGENRGRYAQFDSALEKINQQGIGSDHQANKSWSPEEFGKFGENRGRYAQFDSIIEKIDQQGMGRQRSGSGNAFGSDIMDNLEENHDTLLDGMDGRLKNAASYFEFDEEEIDKEDYAFRYDANFPLGYTYDTKDLDLTKPGVRKPPVRWEFSVTTKEVLRKADFRNVRFLANFLTEAGIIIKRSQTGISAKAQRKVAREIKTARALGLLPFTTMGTKSFVFGKTMESLDEDFAYKTKTQDMDMEHDLDVVDQA
- the LOC137816607 gene encoding uncharacterized protein isoform X2; the protein is MHRPDPARLDEFQLPGPVAKRRRSTCVRQTQKKEALALATTVKRRRGSVSLRRHRLLQTINTHFPLLGTIQFGHPKLLIFQVRKKMKIVAVAVRSLSVNLSHQFYQTHTLRSLSTWRFTDNRTGDQQANKSEYPEEFGMFGENRGRYAQFDSALEKINQQGIGSDHQANKSWSPEEFGKFGENRGRYAQFDSIIEKIDQQGMGRQRSGSGNAFGSDIMDNLEENHDTLLDGMDGRLKNAASYFEFDEEEIDKEDYAFRYDANFPLGYTYDTKDLDLTKPGVRKPPVRWEFSVTTKEVLRKADFRNVRFLANFLTEAGIIIKRSQTGISAKAQRKVAREIKTARALGLLPFTTMGTKSFVFGKTMESLDEDFAYKTKTQDMDMEHDLDVVDQA
- the LOC137816607 gene encoding uncharacterized protein isoform X3, translated to MKIVAVAVRSLSVNLSHQFYQTHTLRSLSTWRFTDNRTGDQQANKSEYPEEFGMFGENRGRYAQFDSALEKINQQGIGSDHQANKSWSPEEFGKFGENRGRYAQFDSIIEKIDQQGMGRQRSGSGNAFGSDIMDNLEENHDTLLDGMDGRLKNAASYFEFDEEEIDKEDYAFRYDANFPLGYTYDTKDLDLTKPGVRKPPVRWEFSVTTKEVLRKADFRNVRFLANFLTEAGIIIKRSQTGISAKAQRKVAREIKTARALGLLPFTTMGTKSFVFGKTMESLDEDFAYKTKTQDMDMEHDLDVVDQA